The Corynebacterium mycetoides genome includes the window GCGTACCTCGCGCAGCTGCGGCGGGGGAGCGAGGGCGTGCGACCGCTGGCCGCGTCCTCGGCAGGCCGCGCGCTCGTTGTCGCGCGGGGCCTGCACAAGTTCGCCGTCACCGAAGGCCTCATCGGCGCGGACGTCTCCGCGGTGGTTTCCCCGCCGCACTCCGGCGCCGCGCTGCCCGATACGCTCTCCGTGGAGGAGGTCGCTTCGCTTCTCGACGCCTGTCCGACCGACACGCCGGCCCAGCTCAGGGACAAGGCGCTGCTGGAAACGCTCTACGCCACCGGCGCCCGCGTCTCGGAGGTGCTGGGCCTTGTGGTTGATGACGTCGCGGCGGACGCGGAGGTGCTCACGGTCACGGGCAAGGGCGGCAAGCAGCGCCTCGTGCCGGTCGGCTCGCACGCGCGGGCCGCCATCGACGCCTACCTCGTGCGGGGCCGCCCGGCGCTGGCCAACGGGACCTCACACGCGCTGTTCCTGAACAAGCGGGGGACGGTGCTATCGCGGCAGAGCGCCTGGAGCATTATCAAGGACGCCGCAGCGCGCGCCGGCCTGGGCGCGGACATCTCTCCGCACACGCTCCGGCACTCGTTTGCCACCCACCTGCTGGAGGGCGGTGCCGACGTGCGCACGGTGCAGGAACTCCTCGGCCACGCGTCGGTGACGACGACCCAGATCTACACGCACATCACCGCTGATAACCTGCGAGAGGTGTGGAAAACGTCCCACCCGCGAGCGTAGGCGGTACCCCGATGCATGGAAGATGGTTCAACGTGAAATTCTCAACCCCCTCCCGGCTGTTGGCGGCGTTCTCGGCAGCGGCGCTGCTGGCGGTCCC containing:
- the xerD gene encoding site-specific tyrosine recombinase XerD, whose amino-acid sequence is MTPRQIAAMWLDHLAVERGVSAHTLSNYRRDVNRYLGWLDAAGITNLDAVASTDLEAYLAQLRRGSEGVRPLAASSAGRALVVARGLHKFAVTEGLIGADVSAVVSPPHSGAALPDTLSVEEVASLLDACPTDTPAQLRDKALLETLYATGARVSEVLGLVVDDVAADAEVLTVTGKGGKQRLVPVGSHARAAIDAYLVRGRPALANGTSHALFLNKRGTVLSRQSAWSIIKDAAARAGLGADISPHTLRHSFATHLLEGGADVRTVQELLGHASVTTTQIYTHITADNLREVWKTSHPRA